The genomic stretch AAGATCATCACGGAGGGTCAAAAAGTCAACGCAGAAGTCAAGAAAGAATCGGAAgaagtagtagtagtagtagaaACAAGATGGTGGCAGAATGTTTTTAATCCACCGGAACGAGGTGAGGATTACACCATCCTGCAAGCACTCTTCAGCATTGACATGCTAATCCTGTTCATTGCCTGCATTTCTGGGATTGGGGGAACGTTGACCGCAATTGACAACCTTGGTCAAATAGGAACCGCTCTGAAATACCCAAAGAAAAGCATAAGCACTTTTGTGTCACTAGTGAGTATCTGGAACTACCTAGGACGTGTTTTCTCCGGGTTTGTTTCAGAGCATTTCTTGCAGAAATACAAATTCCCAAGACCTCTAATGTTGACCTTGACTCTGTTACTGTCTTGTGTTGGTCACCTTCTCATAGCTTTCGATGTACCGGATGGTCTTTACATCGCTTCCGTGATCATTGGTTTCAGCTTTGGTGCGCAATGGCCTTTACTTTTTGCCATAATCTCGGAGCTGTTTGGTCTCAAATACTATGCAACTTTGTACAACTTTGGAAGTGTGGCGAGTCCACTTGGTTTGTATGTTCTTAACGTGAGGATCACTGGTCATTTGTATGACAAAGAAGCCAGGAAACAATTGGCGGCGTTGGGGCTAAAGAGAAAAGCAGGGGAACAATTGACTTGTCTTGGTGTCAAGTGTTTTAAATTGTCCTTCATTATTATCACCGCTGCTACTTTCTTTGGTGCCATTGTTTCGCTCTTTTTGGTGGCCCGGACTAGGGAATTTTACAAGGGGGATATTTACAAGAGATACCGGGAACCGGCCGCCGCCGCCGAGACCGAATTGGTCGTCGTGGAGGAGAATGGTGGTGCGAAGACAGGGCATCAAGATGGTCATCATCAATCTAATTAGGTAGGTACTTTGGACAAACACAAAATGTCATCAATGTACATCAAAATTAACTTAATAGTATCTTGATATGGTCAAACCAATTACCGGTGACATAGAAAGTACAATATTGTAACATTTTGAGTGTTATTTCTGCTAtacattttctttcttgcttcctttaatttaattttccgTGTTGTATACTTTTCAGTTTTCATTCATTTACTATGTATGTTGAATTGAAAATTTACACTTTCTCTCTGACATACACAAAGTGACGTGCCCTTCTATTCCTAGCTAGTTCCTATCCATATCCTACTTTGAGCAATtaataatgacaaaaaaaaagaaaatcattGTCTTCTTACGGTAGTAATTGATATAGTTTAATGTGAGCTTTCTCGTTTTCTTATGGTTTGGATAAGGCCTAGCAATAATTTTAGGGAAATGTTTGAATTGAAGACCATAATTACATCCTGCTATATATGTTTTCTTaaatatcattaaaaaataaaaaagtctaaACTTTTGaccaaacaaattaaatataaaaatattatttacacactaaaattaattatattatgtatttatatataaatatatataatttaatttattttatattgatgataattaattttaatatataactaATATGATTAATTGAATAACGTTATTTTACCGTACCAAGAAAGTTCAATGTATATACTACATCAATAGGATGGAGAAATATGCATGAATAACCAACGGTTTGTTTAGGTAGATAGGGAAAAGATTAATTTTTTCATGAAAATGGCTTAGAGGAAGAAAgtatgggaacatggatgattttggaaaataaggaaaatatatacaACTAAAACCCATACATGGTTAATCCTCAGATGTATAGCATATGAAGAATAATTATAAAAGCATATGCATGAAATAAGTGAAACATACATGATACATGCATGAATAACATACCTAGTAGTATAAAAGGAAATTTAAAAATGCAACAAGGGTAGACCAAGTTTGGCACAAGAGTAGACCAAGTGTGCCGTTATCAATAGTGTTATTTTCTTAATTAGGAAAGTTGAAAGAAAATAATTCCCAAAGGGATTGTACGGAATCAAATAAAACAGAtatgattttttcttttctattataAATAACCTACTTGACACATCTTAGGTGCTAAAATTAGAGAAATCCTTAAATGCTCTAACAACAAGCCAATTTATTTGCAGGTGGGGTACTCACAATAagatacataaatttttttagtactattaaaagagagaaaaaataagaaaaaaaaatccacatatgacatatatatatatatatatatatatatatatatatatatatatatatatattttactttaaaatCAACATAAATGATTAGTTGTTATAAGTAATAAATAGAGCAtgatgaaattaaaaaataaaaatattataaaacctaaattttgtctagaatcaaattaaaatatgatgcaaataatttttttattaagttaaaaattttatgaagtTATTTGGTAAATTATTTAACTTACATAGTCAAATATTATAACTTGATAAAGATAAACGTAAAAGAAAACACTAATAGTCTAGTACACATAACTTGTATAATTTGTGCAAATAGTTAATAATGTATAATTTGTACAAAATTTGATTAACTTgtaaatcaaatatttttcacaaaaaaaaattatatataaataatatatttgtttGTTGTAAGTTAAGTTTCTCTTGTTCGATGTTAGTGGGAGTGAAaattagacaaaaaaaaattagtaaggTATTTTATATGCGTAAatgtgtaattttttttcatgaatttttatatatgtatgagagtattatagatttttttatatgtgtaatttttttgagaaattaataattttatcattttatcatattatttttatttttgtctaaatttttgttcaattttatctattttctttctaaaaattATAGTTGTGTTATTTTATTCCTATTAATTCTGATACTGAACATACAGTagtatcaaaattttatattcttaaTCTTTTGCTGCAAAAGGATTAGTGTCAGAATCATGATTACAACAagatttaatataaaaaatttaatagaataatttttttctttgaaaactTAACATCAAGACAATTTTGAGAAAGGAAATTATTTAAAAGCAATAAATAAAAGATAGGTTTACCGGCATTTCTAATGATAAGTGGAAAGAGATGGATAAAAATATCATTGTTAATTTATACTTGCTTATAATAGATTCTGTATTATCAAccattttgaaaaaatagatAACAAAAAGAATATGGGATGTACTTATTAAGTTGTACATCGCTTCACGACAAGATATTTATGAAAATGAGACTTTATACTTTTTGGATGAGTGAATTCACattattgacatatcatataaaTAATCTTAGTAACTTATTTTCATGACTGACAGTTATGGAGTGTCATATTGTAGAAAATGAACGTGCTAAATTTCTTCTCCAAAGTTTATTAGATTCGTATTACCAATCCATCATCAACATCACAAGTAAAATATTGCTGATCAATTCCGTTTTGAGATGTTATTGCAGTTATTCTTGAAGAAAAAAGTAGGCACAAAAATAAAGATTATCGAAGAGTTCAAACAAGCAAGAATTTTGTCGATGATGAGAGACAGATCAATGGAACATGGTTTTAGTGGGTGTTAAAGTCGTGGTAGATCAATGTCTCGAAAAAAAACCTTACTTATTATAATTATGACAATAAAAGGCACTTAAAAAGAGATTATTGGTTCAacaaaaagaatattataaaaaaaatattgaagcAACCACTTCATATAGTTGTGTTGCGAATACCTCTGATAATGGAGATATTTTGTACATCTAAACTGCAATTGATCATAAAAACAATAAACTACTTGTTGATATCTGGCTATGCTACGTGTACATTAAAATC from Arachis stenosperma cultivar V10309 chromosome 9, arast.V10309.gnm1.PFL2, whole genome shotgun sequence encodes the following:
- the LOC130950685 gene encoding uncharacterized protein LOC130950685, which codes for MATVQGWADMRSLSLQVITGRWFLVFASFLIMAAAGATYMFGLYSSEIKSTLGYDQTTLNLLSFFKDFGSNVGVLSGLINELTPPWVVLAIGAILNLFGYLMIWLSVTKRIARPAVWQMCLYICIGANSQSFANTGSLVTCVKNFPESRGVVLGILKGYVGLSGAIITQLYSAIYYDDTKALILFIGWLPAAISLVFLRTIRYMKPVRQPNELKVFFNFLYISLALAGFLLVMIIIQKRVDFTQSEFGVTAAIVLVLLFLPVAIVVLEEIKIWEAKKLALVDPSPVKIITEGQKVNAEVKKESEEVVVVVETRWWQNVFNPPERGEDYTILQALFSIDMLILFIACISGIGGTLTAIDNLGQIGTALKYPKKSISTFVSLVSIWNYLGRVFSGFVSEHFLQKYKFPRPLMLTLTLLLSCVGHLLIAFDVPDGLYIASVIIGFSFGAQWPLLFAIISELFGLKYYATLYNFGSVASPLGLYVLNVRITGHLYDKEARKQLAALGLKRKAGEQLTCLGVKCFKLSFIIITAATFFGAIVSLFLVARTREFYKGDIYKRYREPAAAAETELVVVEENGGAKTGHQDGHHQSN